The Callospermophilus lateralis isolate mCalLat2 chromosome 3, mCalLat2.hap1, whole genome shotgun sequence genome has a segment encoding these proteins:
- the Tbc1d21 gene encoding TBC1 domain family member 21 isoform X1, with amino-acid sequence MTTLSPENSLSAMLSASFILVKRKPPIDKTEWDSFFDENGHLAKSRDFICVNILERGLHPFVRTEAWKFLTGYYSWQSSQDERLTVNSMRRKNYNALCQMYEKIQPLLENLHRNFIETQNNIAYDLQRLYDKDPLGNVLIDKKRLEKTLLLSYVCNNQAEYQRGFHEMVMLFQIMVEHDHEIFWLFQFFLQKTEHSCVINIGVGKNLDMLNNLITFLDPVFAEHLKGKGAGAVQALFPWFCLCFQRAFKSFDDVWRLWEVLLTGKPCRNFQVLVAYSMLQMVREQALLESMSGDAILLACNKLIDLDADELISAACMVYAELMQKDVPQPLKNFFL; translated from the exons ATGACCACCCTCTCTCCTGAAAACAGCCTCTCTGCCATGCTGTCAGCCTCCTTCATCCTG GTGAAAAGAAAACCTCCCATTGACAAGACGGAATGGGATAGCTTCTTCGACGAGAATGGTCACTTGGCCAAGTCACGGGACTTCATTTGTGTTAACATCCTGGAAAGG GGtctgcaccccttcgtgaggacaGAAGCCTGGAAGTTCCTCACAGGCTACTACTCATGGCAGAGTTCCCAGGATGAGCGGCTCACAGTGAACAGCATGAGGAG GAAGAACTACAATGCCTTGTGCCAGATGTATGAGAAGATTCAGCCCCTTCTGGAAAACTTGCACCGGAACTTCATAGAAACTCAGAACAACATTG CATATGATCTCCAGAGACTCTATGATAAAGATCCCCTGGGGAATGTCCTCATTGACAAGAAGAGACTCGAGAAGACCCTGCTCCTGAGTTATGTCTGCAACAACCAGGCAG AATACCAGCGGGGCTTCCATGAGATGGTGATGCTTTTCCAGATCATGGTGGAGCATGACCATGAGATCTTCTGGCTTTTTCAGTTCTTCCTGCAGAAAACA GAGCACAGCTGTGTCATCAACATCGGGGTGGGCAAGAACCTGGACATGCTCAACAACCTGATCACTTTCCTGGACCCCGTGTTTGCTGAGCACCTAA AAGGGAAGGGTGCAGGGGCCGTGCAGGCCCTCTTCCCCTGGTTCTGCCTCTGCTTCCAGCGCGCCTTCAAATCCTTCGATGACGTTTGGAGGCTCTGGGAG GTTTTGTTGACaggaaagccctgcagaaactttcAGGTGCTGGTGGCCTACAGCATGCTGCAGATGGTGCGTGAGCAGGCACTGCTGGAGAGCATGAGCGGAGACGCCATCCTCCTG GCCTGCAACAAACTCATCGACCTTGATGCTGATGAGCTAATCTCTGCCGCCTGCATGGTTTATGCTGAGCTCATGCAAAAAGAT GTTCCTCAGCCATTGAAGAATTTCTTTCTCTGA
- the Tbc1d21 gene encoding TBC1 domain family member 21 isoform X2 — protein sequence MTTLSPENSLSAMLSASFILVKRKPPIDKTEWDSFFDENGHLAKSRDFICVNILERGLHPFVRTEAWKFLTGYYSWQSSQDERLTVNSMRRKNYNALCQMYEKIQPLLENLHRNFIETQNNIAYDLQRLYDKDPLGNVLIDKKRLEKTLLLSYVCNNQAEYQRGFHEMVMLFQIMVEHDHEIFWLFQFFLQKTEHSCVINIGVGKNLDMLNNLITFLDPVFAEHLRKGAGAVQALFPWFCLCFQRAFKSFDDVWRLWEVLLTGKPCRNFQVLVAYSMLQMVREQALLESMSGDAILLACNKLIDLDADELISAACMVYAELMQKDVPQPLKNFFL from the exons ATGACCACCCTCTCTCCTGAAAACAGCCTCTCTGCCATGCTGTCAGCCTCCTTCATCCTG GTGAAAAGAAAACCTCCCATTGACAAGACGGAATGGGATAGCTTCTTCGACGAGAATGGTCACTTGGCCAAGTCACGGGACTTCATTTGTGTTAACATCCTGGAAAGG GGtctgcaccccttcgtgaggacaGAAGCCTGGAAGTTCCTCACAGGCTACTACTCATGGCAGAGTTCCCAGGATGAGCGGCTCACAGTGAACAGCATGAGGAG GAAGAACTACAATGCCTTGTGCCAGATGTATGAGAAGATTCAGCCCCTTCTGGAAAACTTGCACCGGAACTTCATAGAAACTCAGAACAACATTG CATATGATCTCCAGAGACTCTATGATAAAGATCCCCTGGGGAATGTCCTCATTGACAAGAAGAGACTCGAGAAGACCCTGCTCCTGAGTTATGTCTGCAACAACCAGGCAG AATACCAGCGGGGCTTCCATGAGATGGTGATGCTTTTCCAGATCATGGTGGAGCATGACCATGAGATCTTCTGGCTTTTTCAGTTCTTCCTGCAGAAAACA GAGCACAGCTGTGTCATCAACATCGGGGTGGGCAAGAACCTGGACATGCTCAACAACCTGATCACTTTCCTGGACCCCGTGTTTGCTGAGCACCTAA GGAAGGGTGCAGGGGCCGTGCAGGCCCTCTTCCCCTGGTTCTGCCTCTGCTTCCAGCGCGCCTTCAAATCCTTCGATGACGTTTGGAGGCTCTGGGAG GTTTTGTTGACaggaaagccctgcagaaactttcAGGTGCTGGTGGCCTACAGCATGCTGCAGATGGTGCGTGAGCAGGCACTGCTGGAGAGCATGAGCGGAGACGCCATCCTCCTG GCCTGCAACAAACTCATCGACCTTGATGCTGATGAGCTAATCTCTGCCGCCTGCATGGTTTATGCTGAGCTCATGCAAAAAGAT GTTCCTCAGCCATTGAAGAATTTCTTTCTCTGA
- the Tbc1d21 gene encoding TBC1 domain family member 21 isoform X3: MTTLSPENSLSAMLSASFILGLHPFVRTEAWKFLTGYYSWQSSQDERLTVNSMRRKNYNALCQMYEKIQPLLENLHRNFIETQNNIAYDLQRLYDKDPLGNVLIDKKRLEKTLLLSYVCNNQAEYQRGFHEMVMLFQIMVEHDHEIFWLFQFFLQKTEHSCVINIGVGKNLDMLNNLITFLDPVFAEHLKGKGAGAVQALFPWFCLCFQRAFKSFDDVWRLWEVLLTGKPCRNFQVLVAYSMLQMVREQALLESMSGDAILLACNKLIDLDADELISAACMVYAELMQKDVPQPLKNFFL, from the exons ATGACCACCCTCTCTCCTGAAAACAGCCTCTCTGCCATGCTGTCAGCCTCCTTCATCCTG GGtctgcaccccttcgtgaggacaGAAGCCTGGAAGTTCCTCACAGGCTACTACTCATGGCAGAGTTCCCAGGATGAGCGGCTCACAGTGAACAGCATGAGGAG GAAGAACTACAATGCCTTGTGCCAGATGTATGAGAAGATTCAGCCCCTTCTGGAAAACTTGCACCGGAACTTCATAGAAACTCAGAACAACATTG CATATGATCTCCAGAGACTCTATGATAAAGATCCCCTGGGGAATGTCCTCATTGACAAGAAGAGACTCGAGAAGACCCTGCTCCTGAGTTATGTCTGCAACAACCAGGCAG AATACCAGCGGGGCTTCCATGAGATGGTGATGCTTTTCCAGATCATGGTGGAGCATGACCATGAGATCTTCTGGCTTTTTCAGTTCTTCCTGCAGAAAACA GAGCACAGCTGTGTCATCAACATCGGGGTGGGCAAGAACCTGGACATGCTCAACAACCTGATCACTTTCCTGGACCCCGTGTTTGCTGAGCACCTAA AAGGGAAGGGTGCAGGGGCCGTGCAGGCCCTCTTCCCCTGGTTCTGCCTCTGCTTCCAGCGCGCCTTCAAATCCTTCGATGACGTTTGGAGGCTCTGGGAG GTTTTGTTGACaggaaagccctgcagaaactttcAGGTGCTGGTGGCCTACAGCATGCTGCAGATGGTGCGTGAGCAGGCACTGCTGGAGAGCATGAGCGGAGACGCCATCCTCCTG GCCTGCAACAAACTCATCGACCTTGATGCTGATGAGCTAATCTCTGCCGCCTGCATGGTTTATGCTGAGCTCATGCAAAAAGAT GTTCCTCAGCCATTGAAGAATTTCTTTCTCTGA